The following are encoded in a window of Syngnathus scovelli strain Florida chromosome 4, RoL_Ssco_1.2, whole genome shotgun sequence genomic DNA:
- the irx6a gene encoding Iroquois homeobox protein 6a isoform X1, producing MVTIEGAMSFSQFGYPYNASSQFFVSANPSTTCCDSISRSVPPEGSTGGAQTPAAVAAAATAAAASFCCPAPYENRLLAGSRSELNAAALGVYGSPYAAAAAASQNYANYFPYGTEPSAAIYSSLNPQYDMKETAGTLHSGISQTAAYYPYDPSLGQYQYDRYGTMDFNSTARRKNATRETTSTLKTWLYEHRKNPYPTKGEKIMLAIITKMTLTQVSTWFANARRRLKKENKMTWSPKNKAGDDRKDDISKIDHDCLTKDSNECKEEKDLHLSDLEDMDEDECDKLDGECEKGVPDEAVALSISPHKRDCTSELHLNVSNSFHHAFPCAIKPPLPPLPADFLDPVASKTPSTTGTLTLSHFEASDKPRIWSLARTAAAGIILSPQHASELRTSNSSGDCQLQRLAGAPAVPGGQCGLMRGLQEANSVSGAVTPFPEGPPLHSKIYGPGSFNHKGLQLHGPSYAALTDTCQYSTTEGFSGAKAAEASSDLSQACVILQDDKVTAFRPVMKR from the exons ATGGTTACAATAGAAGGCGCGATGTCTTTCTCCCAGTTTGGATATCCTTACAATGCAAGTTCACAG TTTTTCGTGTCGGCAAACCCCAGTACGACTTGCTGCGATTCGATTTCCAGGTCGGTGCCGCCCGAAGGCTCCACCGGAGGAGCTCAGACGCCCGCAGCCGTAGCGGCGGCCGCcacagccgccgccgcctccttctGCTGTCCCGCGCCTTACGAGAACCGGCTGCTGGCTGGGAGCCGCAGCGAGCTCAATGCGGCTGCTCTGGGGGTGTACGGCTCCCCCTACGCGGCGGCGGCTGCAGCCAGCCAGAACTACGCCAACTACTTCCCCTACGGAACCGAACCCTCCGCCGCTATCTACTCCTCTCTG aaTCCACAGTACGACATGAAGGAGACCGCAGGCACTTTACACTCGGGAATCAGTCAAACGGCCGCGTACTATCCCTACGATCCGTCGCTGGGCCAGTATCAATATGACAG ATACGGGACGATGGATTTTAACAGTACGGCCAGGCGGAAGAACGCCACCCGAGAGACCACCAGCACCTTGAAAACGTGGCTCTATGAGCACCGCAAGAACCCGTACCCCACCAAGGGGGAGAAAATCATGCTGGCTATCATCACCAAGATGACCCTCACCCAGGTTTCCACTTGGTTTGCCAACGCTCGACGGAGGCTCAAGAAGGAGAACAAGATGACGTGGTCGCCCAAAAATAAGGCCGGCGATGACAGGAAAGACGACATCAGCAAGATTGACCATGACTGTCTCACCAAAG ATTCCAATGAGTGCAAGGAAGAGAAAGATTTACATCTAAGCGATTTGGAGGACATGGACGAGGACGAATGTGACAAGCTGGATGGCGAATGCGAAAAGGGAGTCCCGGACGAGGCTGTGGCACTTTCCATTTCACCCCACAAAAGAGACTGCACCTCCGAGCTTCACTTGAATGTGTCCAACAGCTTCCACCACGCCTTCCCCTGCGCCATCAAACCACCGCTCCCTCCTCTTCCTGCTGACTTCCTCGATCCCGTGGCGTCCAAGACCCCGTCCACCACAGGAACCTTAACTCTATCTCACTTTGAAGCGTCGGACAAGCCTCGGATTTGGTCCTTGGCTCGTACGGCGGCGGCGGGGATCATTCTGAGCCCGCAGCACGCCTCCGAGCTCAGGACGAGCAACTCGAGCGGGGACTGCCAGCTCCAAAGGTTAGCAGGCGCCCCCGCTGTTCCCGGAGGACAATGCGGGCTCATGAGAGGCCTCCAGGAAGCAAATAGTGTCTCCGGTGCTGTGACCCCTTTTCCTGAGGGCCCCCCTTTGCACTCCAAAATCTATGGCCCAGGCAGCTTCAATCACAAAGGCCTCCAGCTGCACGGTCCGTCCTACGCTGCCCTCACAGACACATGCCAATATTCCACAACTGAAG GATTCTCCGGCGCCAAAGCAGCGGAGGCGTCGTCAGACCTCAGTCAAGCGTGTGTGATCTTGCAGGACGACAAGGTCACTGCATTCAGGCCTGTGATGAAGAG GTGA
- the irx6a gene encoding Iroquois homeobox protein 6a isoform X2, producing the protein MVTIEGAMSFSQFGYPYNASSQFFVSANPSTTCCDSISRSVPPEGSTGGAQTPAAVAAAATAAAASFCCPAPYENRLLAGSRSELNAAALGVYGSPYAAAAAASQNYANYFPYGTEPSAAIYSSLNPQYDMKETAGTLHSGISQTAAYYPYDPSLGQYQYDRYGTMDFNSTARRKNATRETTSTLKTWLYEHRKNPYPTKGEKIMLAIITKMTLTQVSTWFANARRRLKKENKMTWSPKNKAGDDRKDDISKIDHDCLTKDSNECKEEKDLHLSDLEDMDEDECDKLDGECEKGVPDEAVALSISPHKRDCTSELHLNVSNSFHHAFPCAIKPPLPPLPADFLDPVASKTPSTTGTLTLSHFEASDKPRIWSLARTAAAGIILSPQHASELRTSNSSGDCQLQRLAGAPAVPGGQCGLMRGLQEANSVSGAVTPFPEGPPLHSKIYGPGSFNHKGLQLHGPSYAALTDTCQYSTTEGFSGAKAAEASSDLSQACVILQDDKVTAFRPVMKR; encoded by the exons ATGGTTACAATAGAAGGCGCGATGTCTTTCTCCCAGTTTGGATATCCTTACAATGCAAGTTCACAG TTTTTCGTGTCGGCAAACCCCAGTACGACTTGCTGCGATTCGATTTCCAGGTCGGTGCCGCCCGAAGGCTCCACCGGAGGAGCTCAGACGCCCGCAGCCGTAGCGGCGGCCGCcacagccgccgccgcctccttctGCTGTCCCGCGCCTTACGAGAACCGGCTGCTGGCTGGGAGCCGCAGCGAGCTCAATGCGGCTGCTCTGGGGGTGTACGGCTCCCCCTACGCGGCGGCGGCTGCAGCCAGCCAGAACTACGCCAACTACTTCCCCTACGGAACCGAACCCTCCGCCGCTATCTACTCCTCTCTG aaTCCACAGTACGACATGAAGGAGACCGCAGGCACTTTACACTCGGGAATCAGTCAAACGGCCGCGTACTATCCCTACGATCCGTCGCTGGGCCAGTATCAATATGACAG ATACGGGACGATGGATTTTAACAGTACGGCCAGGCGGAAGAACGCCACCCGAGAGACCACCAGCACCTTGAAAACGTGGCTCTATGAGCACCGCAAGAACCCGTACCCCACCAAGGGGGAGAAAATCATGCTGGCTATCATCACCAAGATGACCCTCACCCAGGTTTCCACTTGGTTTGCCAACGCTCGACGGAGGCTCAAGAAGGAGAACAAGATGACGTGGTCGCCCAAAAATAAGGCCGGCGATGACAGGAAAGACGACATCAGCAAGATTGACCATGACTGTCTCACCAAAG ATTCCAATGAGTGCAAGGAAGAGAAAGATTTACATCTAAGCGATTTGGAGGACATGGACGAGGACGAATGTGACAAGCTGGATGGCGAATGCGAAAAGGGAGTCCCGGACGAGGCTGTGGCACTTTCCATTTCACCCCACAAAAGAGACTGCACCTCCGAGCTTCACTTGAATGTGTCCAACAGCTTCCACCACGCCTTCCCCTGCGCCATCAAACCACCGCTCCCTCCTCTTCCTGCTGACTTCCTCGATCCCGTGGCGTCCAAGACCCCGTCCACCACAGGAACCTTAACTCTATCTCACTTTGAAGCGTCGGACAAGCCTCGGATTTGGTCCTTGGCTCGTACGGCGGCGGCGGGGATCATTCTGAGCCCGCAGCACGCCTCCGAGCTCAGGACGAGCAACTCGAGCGGGGACTGCCAGCTCCAAAGGTTAGCAGGCGCCCCCGCTGTTCCCGGAGGACAATGCGGGCTCATGAGAGGCCTCCAGGAAGCAAATAGTGTCTCCGGTGCTGTGACCCCTTTTCCTGAGGGCCCCCCTTTGCACTCCAAAATCTATGGCCCAGGCAGCTTCAATCACAAAGGCCTCCAGCTGCACGGTCCGTCCTACGCTGCCCTCACAGACACATGCCAATATTCCACAACTGAAG GATTCTCCGGCGCCAAAGCAGCGGAGGCGTCGTCAGACCTCAGTCAAGCGTGTGTGATCTTGCAGGACGACAAGGTCACTGCATTCAGGCCTGTGATGAAGAGGTGA
- the irx6a gene encoding Iroquois homeobox protein 6a isoform X3 — translation MQVHRSVPPEGSTGGAQTPAAVAAAATAAAASFCCPAPYENRLLAGSRSELNAAALGVYGSPYAAAAAASQNYANYFPYGTEPSAAIYSSLNPQYDMKETAGTLHSGISQTAAYYPYDPSLGQYQYDRYGTMDFNSTARRKNATRETTSTLKTWLYEHRKNPYPTKGEKIMLAIITKMTLTQVSTWFANARRRLKKENKMTWSPKNKAGDDRKDDISKIDHDCLTKDSNECKEEKDLHLSDLEDMDEDECDKLDGECEKGVPDEAVALSISPHKRDCTSELHLNVSNSFHHAFPCAIKPPLPPLPADFLDPVASKTPSTTGTLTLSHFEASDKPRIWSLARTAAAGIILSPQHASELRTSNSSGDCQLQRLAGAPAVPGGQCGLMRGLQEANSVSGAVTPFPEGPPLHSKIYGPGSFNHKGLQLHGPSYAALTDTCQYSTTEGFSGAKAAEASSDLSQACVILQDDKVTAFRPVMKR, via the exons ATGCAAGTTCACAG GTCGGTGCCGCCCGAAGGCTCCACCGGAGGAGCTCAGACGCCCGCAGCCGTAGCGGCGGCCGCcacagccgccgccgcctccttctGCTGTCCCGCGCCTTACGAGAACCGGCTGCTGGCTGGGAGCCGCAGCGAGCTCAATGCGGCTGCTCTGGGGGTGTACGGCTCCCCCTACGCGGCGGCGGCTGCAGCCAGCCAGAACTACGCCAACTACTTCCCCTACGGAACCGAACCCTCCGCCGCTATCTACTCCTCTCTG aaTCCACAGTACGACATGAAGGAGACCGCAGGCACTTTACACTCGGGAATCAGTCAAACGGCCGCGTACTATCCCTACGATCCGTCGCTGGGCCAGTATCAATATGACAG ATACGGGACGATGGATTTTAACAGTACGGCCAGGCGGAAGAACGCCACCCGAGAGACCACCAGCACCTTGAAAACGTGGCTCTATGAGCACCGCAAGAACCCGTACCCCACCAAGGGGGAGAAAATCATGCTGGCTATCATCACCAAGATGACCCTCACCCAGGTTTCCACTTGGTTTGCCAACGCTCGACGGAGGCTCAAGAAGGAGAACAAGATGACGTGGTCGCCCAAAAATAAGGCCGGCGATGACAGGAAAGACGACATCAGCAAGATTGACCATGACTGTCTCACCAAAG ATTCCAATGAGTGCAAGGAAGAGAAAGATTTACATCTAAGCGATTTGGAGGACATGGACGAGGACGAATGTGACAAGCTGGATGGCGAATGCGAAAAGGGAGTCCCGGACGAGGCTGTGGCACTTTCCATTTCACCCCACAAAAGAGACTGCACCTCCGAGCTTCACTTGAATGTGTCCAACAGCTTCCACCACGCCTTCCCCTGCGCCATCAAACCACCGCTCCCTCCTCTTCCTGCTGACTTCCTCGATCCCGTGGCGTCCAAGACCCCGTCCACCACAGGAACCTTAACTCTATCTCACTTTGAAGCGTCGGACAAGCCTCGGATTTGGTCCTTGGCTCGTACGGCGGCGGCGGGGATCATTCTGAGCCCGCAGCACGCCTCCGAGCTCAGGACGAGCAACTCGAGCGGGGACTGCCAGCTCCAAAGGTTAGCAGGCGCCCCCGCTGTTCCCGGAGGACAATGCGGGCTCATGAGAGGCCTCCAGGAAGCAAATAGTGTCTCCGGTGCTGTGACCCCTTTTCCTGAGGGCCCCCCTTTGCACTCCAAAATCTATGGCCCAGGCAGCTTCAATCACAAAGGCCTCCAGCTGCACGGTCCGTCCTACGCTGCCCTCACAGACACATGCCAATATTCCACAACTGAAG GATTCTCCGGCGCCAAAGCAGCGGAGGCGTCGTCAGACCTCAGTCAAGCGTGTGTGATCTTGCAGGACGACAAGGTCACTGCATTCAGGCCTGTGATGAAGAG GTGA